The proteins below come from a single bacterium genomic window:
- a CDS encoding metal-dependent hydrolase — protein sequence MASVRIRWFGHSGFSVRDGKTALIDPWFEGNPKAPGGLDTAPGADLLLLTHDHYDHAGDAVALAKKTGALVVAIFEVAGDLKAKGVPEAKLLHGGGGMNVGGTVCVQGFEITMTEARHSCALGAPVGYVLKTPSGVTLYHSGDTGIFAGMALIGELYPIDVAMLPIGSVFTMDYRQAAKACTLLKPKAVIPMHYGTFPILEPNADRFVAELKKVSPGTRPIVLAPGEETTV from the coding sequence ATGGCATCGGTGCGGATCCGCTGGTTCGGACACTCCGGCTTTTCCGTCCGGGACGGGAAGACGGCGCTCATCGACCCGTGGTTCGAGGGGAACCCGAAGGCTCCCGGCGGGCTGGACACCGCGCCCGGGGCGGACCTGTTGCTCCTCACCCATGACCACTACGACCACGCGGGAGACGCGGTCGCGCTGGCGAAGAAGACGGGCGCCCTCGTCGTGGCGATCTTCGAGGTGGCGGGGGACCTGAAGGCGAAAGGCGTCCCCGAGGCGAAATTGCTCCATGGCGGCGGCGGGATGAACGTGGGCGGAACGGTATGCGTGCAGGGATTCGAGATCACGATGACCGAGGCGCGCCACTCGTGCGCGCTGGGCGCTCCGGTCGGCTACGTCCTGAAAACGCCGTCGGGCGTCACCCTCTACCACTCCGGGGACACGGGGATCTTCGCCGGCATGGCGCTCATCGGCGAGCTGTACCCGATCGACGTGGCGATGCTGCCGATCGGGTCCGTGTTCACGATGGATTACCGGCAGGCGGCGAAGGCGTGCACCCTCCTCAAGCCGAAGGCGGTCATCCCGATGCACTACGGCACGTTCCCGATCCTCGAGCCGAACGCGGACCGCTTCGTCGCCGAGCTCAAGAAGGTCTCCCCCGGAACGCGCCCGATCGTCCTCGCCCCCGGGGAGGAAACGACGGTCTGA
- a CDS encoding D-sedoheptulose 7-phosphate isomerase codes for MKESIVRSLKEGAELRLKMAEAMPAEIVSAATAIAEAFKAGGKLLLFGNGGSAADAQHIAAEFMNRFLIERPPLPAIALTTDTSVLTCIANDYAFDEIFSKQVKALGKKGDVALGITTSGSSGNVLKALRAAKKLGMTTIALTGEGGKAASLSDIPLQVPSRSTPRIQEAHIAVGHILCDLVDTILFKDVGKR; via the coding sequence TTGAAGGAATCGATCGTCCGTTCGTTGAAGGAAGGGGCCGAGCTCCGGCTGAAGATGGCGGAAGCGATGCCGGCGGAGATCGTGTCGGCGGCGACGGCGATCGCGGAGGCATTCAAGGCGGGGGGAAAGCTCCTCCTCTTCGGCAACGGCGGCAGCGCGGCGGATGCCCAGCACATCGCCGCGGAGTTCATGAACCGGTTCCTCATCGAGCGGCCGCCCCTGCCGGCGATCGCCCTCACCACGGACACCTCGGTGCTCACCTGCATCGCCAACGACTACGCGTTCGACGAGATCTTCAGCAAGCAGGTGAAGGCACTCGGGAAGAAGGGGGACGTCGCCCTCGGGATCACGACCAGCGGGTCCTCGGGGAACGTGCTGAAGGCGCTTCGCGCGGCGAAGAAGCTGGGGATGACGACGATCGCCCTGACCGGCGAAGGGGGGAAAGCGGCGTCCCTCTCGGACATCCCTTTGCAGGTCCCCTCCCGGAGCACGCCGCGGATCCAGGAGGCCCACATCGCGGTCGGGCACATCCTCTGCGACCTGGTCGACACGATCCTGTTCAAGGACGTCGGCAAGCGGTGA